aactactgtatggaggctcctcaaaaaacctaaaaatagaattgccatatcattcagcaataccacccctagggatatacccaaaggaatgtaagtcaggttacaataaaggcacctgcacacacgtGGTCATTGCTcaataaccaagctatgaaaacagccaagatgctccactattgatgaatagataataaaatgttgtatttatacacaatgaattttAATCAACtaccaaagaagaatgaaattttgtcatttgcaggtaagtggatggaactggagaacatcattttaagtgacgttagccaggttcagaaggccaaagaccACAtattttcctctcatatgtggaatatagacctaattaatgcaaataaagcaaaattatgaaaaacagatcacactaaggggacatCACATACAAGAAAGGGATGGTAAGTGAAGGAAGtggagaaggtgaatatggctgatgtacttcctatacaagaaagaatatagaatttttaaacctgttgaagtcaccataagaagggggctaagatagaaaggagaaaaaatgaggagatgaaccagttcaggttatattacatatatacatgaaaatgaaacaaggaaactccctttatagctatcttaaacaaacaaaaatgccattttgtcttttacaaaaatggaaaacaggagggtggaactggtcctgtctgggaggttggtacaagtgggaggaggaaggatgtggggagagggtgtaggagagtgaatatagtgcaaatactgtatacacatatatgaaaatggaaaaaataagacctgttgaaactattctaggaatgggggaagataaaagagaatgatggagggaatgaattcaagtatgagatatttgatatattgcaagagcttttgtaaatgccacaatgaaccgccaacacaacaataaaaaagaaagaaaaccaaagactaGGTCATGTTGCAATAAATGAACAACATCAACTCTCAGTTGCTAAAACTAAATAAAGGTTTattaattacatatatgtatatttaaatatctgtGCAATCATACTTATCTATAGTAAAGCTTCTACATGCCAATTATTGAGCACAGGCATTTAAATTTGATGGTTTTATATCCATTAGTGGAAATGGTGAGTAATAATTTACACATTGTTTAGCTCTAGTTGTTTTCCCACATATTAAGATTTACCACAAATCCATAGCTTTTAAGAAAAATAGGATACATGTAAAAAATAGAACCATGGTACATGACTCACATAGATATATCCATGATGAACAATTTATACATCTACAAAATATCAGAATAAAAATGATCCATTTAGCATGTAAGGGGAGAGTGAGCTATTAAAAATTAActgtaaatatttcattattaatatgaaaaaataaatgctgacctcaaactacattgaaaataatgaattcacatatttttaatatttttagaactgaacacaatgtttttaaattttacataaaaatatagcATACTACCATTAGGTATACggacaagaaaattctttttttaagcaTCAGAGCATATTTTGTTAAAGTGCAGTGCAGCAAAGCACATGTTTTACCAGCCAgtgtcagtaaaaaaaaaaaattctggtttgaaagtcTCCAACTGCTATAATAACTGAGTCCTACCAAATTATGATCAAATACATAATATTGATATCCAATTATTCTGACAGCTGATGACATCTGGTTTCTCATCACACAATATTAGTTAGTTTGGGGAAGTGTAATATTGTAGGGTCTCGATATgcttcaattttataaaatattaactgTCCCCTTGATGCTGGACAATGTCTTACATACATAAGCTTTTAACCATGACGtattgtgtttgtatgtgtatgtgtgtacacacatgaatGCATTGAGTATTGATGTCAAATTATGCTAGAAGATGTTAAACTGAGGTTTTCCTCTATATATAAAAAAACACGAAGTgctcttgattaaaaaaaatagacaagttTACCCTTCCTCAGCCTCTGTACTTTTACTTATACCACATCCTTACTTATTTTCTAGAAAACAGTGGttgttatttataaaatgtctTCCTTGATGAATATCTGTCAAGTCCAGAACCACTCACATGAACATGTTTGAGATAGATAGAtgtaagtatatacatatatatacacataaatgaaGGTAGCATGATGAAAACcagcaaataatttttgaaaaatgagggAGGAGGGAATAATAGGGGGATGAATCTGATCATAGCACTTTGTACATATCTATGgtactatcacaatgaaatccctctgtacattaatgtatgctaataaaacatgaagtacaaaaaataataaacagatgCACTAATAACattacacacatttttaaattaacatattaTGATCTCTGGTTCCATTCTTTTTCCTGCCACTGACATagtgtcattcttctttgtggctgaataatacccaTTTTGTAATATACCACATTTAAtgagaactagagatcatcatgttatgtGTAAAGCGAAATAACTGGGACTAAGAAAGaaatgccacatgttttctcttatgtaCAGAATCTAGATCTTAAAAGTACATGAACTTAAATGGGGGATTCCATTTCATCTGCCAATAATAGGCAATCAAATGTCTCACATTTGTGGAATACATATTTGAACCAATATTGCTACGTTATTGTTACTTAAAAGTCCATAGTTTCACTCTTGTGTTGTACAACCTTTTCCCCCCTTGGTTATTTTTATGTCTgtttgattttgaaaaattgcataGTGACATGTCTCCACTATTACAGCATTATACAGAGTATTTTTTCTGACATAAAGATCCCCTTTGTTCTACCTAGTCATCCTTTTCCTTAACTATACCAAACAATTAGAATCCACTGATCATTTTATTATCtatattgttttgcattttccaggATATCATACAGTTGGAATCATATTACTTGTAGTCTTTTCAAACTGACTTCTTAGTATAACTATTTTGTAGGTGAGTTTAACAATGTTATTTAAATTGGACATATTTGTCCTGTGATCCAATAATTTTTCTGTGTGTACCATTTATAGGCTCTCCTGATGCACACACTGGGATGTATGTAAAAGAATGATATTAGGAGCATTTTTCTTAATAACACAATGATGAAAATGGCTGCtgaaaataaagaagatgaaataaTTATAGTCTCACAATGGATGAAATAATTATAGTCTCACAATGGAATATGAAGATATAGAGAAATTTCATAAggacaatgaaaataaacaaaatgtaggagaataaatattgttttatcaccaccaacaacaggtgttagtgaggatgtggggaaaaaggaacactcatacactgatggtgggaatgcaagctagtgcaaccactctggaaaacaatatggaggtttctttaaaaactaaacatagaccttccatatgatccagcaatcccactcctggggatatacccaaaggattgcaacatagttactccagaggcacctgcacacccatatttattgcagcgctattcacaatagccaagttatggaaacagccaagatgccctgctactgatgaactgattaagaaaatgtggtatttgtacacaactgaattttactcagccttgaagaagaatgaaatcttatcattctcaagtaaatggatggaactggagaacataatcttgagtgaggttatccaggatcagaagaccaaaaatcgtgtgttctccctcatatgcagactttagatctagggcaaatgcagtaatgttgttgaacttggggcacaggctaaggggagagcacacatgggaggaatggggataggtaggaaatccaaaacttgaaagtgtttgatgtccccactgtagaggaactaatacagtaaccttaaaatgacagtagtcaatatgggaaagtgactgggaagtaatgaagaggtcaggtagagatgaatcaattcgagttgtaatacacttgtgcatggaagcaatgctaggaatctctctgtatagctatccttatctcaactagcaaaagtgctttgtctttcttattattggttatgtcttttctccaacaaaattacagataagggcagaacagattctgcctggaagcaggggggtGCGGGCAAGCGGGATGGAgaaaggggcaggggggagaaatggccccaacaatgtatgcacatatgaataaatgaatagagaaaaataaataaataaatattgttttatttcatttgtaggCAGTTCTGGAGCAAGCCAGAGTGAAGGATCAATGTGGAAgtgttaaaattaattaattctaaGGGAATATTGAACACAGTTGAGACATTGGTTAACATCAAGAGAAAATACAGTTGAGGAAAGACTGAAGGAACTTCAATAATATTACTACTTTTCTACTATTTAAGCCTAGAGATtattcagtaagtatttattcaaatattagtTAAAATGTGATCCTAAATCACATGTagaatgcatacatatacataagcACAATACAACCTCATAAGTATGCAAATATATTAAACTGTATAtactttatgttattttaatatttttgttaagattaaagtaaaatttccaataaatgcataaatatgttTCTGAGGTTTGAAAAATAGCCAAGTGCCTTGTAGGTAGGTGTCAGGAGCTTGTCTCATGCACATGAGTTTGGTTTGAGTTGCATTCCCACCAAATATTGCTAGTTTAGTGACAATAGCTGGTTACTAAACTCCTCTTAAATCAGTATTTCCTGCTTTATAACAAATATTAAAGGAAGTAATCAATATAGAAATATCCATTGTAGTAATGAACTTTTAGTGATAAGGTTAAGTGTGTTTACCTTTAGCTGAGGAAGCTCCTCAGGACTAAAGAAAAAACTTTGGCatttcaaatggaaacattgaatACTACACTTATGTAATTGGGCAAGGGAGTGcctattttgattttataataaaatataattggaTTGAATTGTATTGAAGATCTGCTTGATCTCAGTTCAAGTTCCCTAGACTTCCTGACACTGGCCTATTCATTCTACACCCCACACTCTGAGATGCTGAGCCTTCCTATTAGAATAGATTGAATAACATAATCACATCACCACCTGGAATGACATCTTAAAATCTCTACCCTCACTGTACTGCCTCACACCACTTGACCTTGCTAATACCTATATAGTGCTCCAATCAAAGTTCTGTTAACAAGTCTGGACCAGTATCTGCTCTGTCAGAACCATTGACCACCCTTACAGAAAGTTGTCTCATTTTAATTTGAGGCTGGCCAAACACTTACAGTAAAAAACGTTGTATGTATGCCTATTTACCACCAcactaaaacaactaaaaaaattggaaaattaaattaaaagcatATGGAGAAAAAAAGGGACAGAAGGATGGGAATATGTTGGTCAAAGGCACTAAGTTATTGTTAGATAGAAGAAATTACTTCTGTTGTTGTATTACACAGAAATTGACTGTAGATAACAATGCTATATTTTccaaagaaatctgaaaaatgtCACACAAAGGAGAGATAAACATTTGAATAAacatatttttccttaatttgaACATTCATGTATTAAAAACATCTCATAGTACCCTGTAAATATCTACCACACTGAtatgacaattaaaaataaacattaaggtaaatattcaaaaaagcaattaaaaacaaagtaaaactaaaatttctcattaaagttatgaacaaaaataatttgaaatatgttaaaatattgaaCACAAATGTGAAGTCATGAACTTAccagaagaaatatttttgttatcttgagaagggaaaaaaattttgcTATCCAATTAAAAAGACAAGCAATGGTgattatataaaaacaaatatactgtggaaaaaggaaaaattcagagAGGTGTATATAAAAAACTTTCCTAAGACTTTCAATATGGACAAGACAGACATAGAAAAAAAACTGTATAcaagataaaataaatgcaaaaaagagGCCACATCAATACACACTGAGAAACTGCAGTACAGAGACAGAGGATACATGGAAGGGATTGAGAAGCTCTTACATCCAGTCAATATGAAGCACATGTTCTTCTACTGATAATATTTCCCAGAGCGCCTTTCATATCTtgattcctcaggctgtagataaaGGGATTTAACATAGGAGTGACCAGGCTATACAACACAGCCATAATGACATCCTTCTCATTAATGTTATTAGATGAGGGGAAAAAATATAACCCAATAATTGCTCCATGGTACAGAGAAACCACAGAGAGGTGAAAGCCACATGTGGACAAGGCTTTGCAGATTCCCTTCATTGAGGGAATTCTACAGATACTGGCCCCAATGTGGCCATAAGAGACCAGAATGCATATGAATGGCAGGGTAATGGCCAGTGATCCTACGATGAGGATAACAAGCTCATTGACTGTGGTATCTGAGCTAGACAGCTTAACTAAGGCAGAAaggtcacagaagaaatggtGGAGAGTATTGTctacaaaaaaagagagacaggctAGGAGGAGAGTGTGCACAAGGGCATTGGCAAAAGATAAGACCCAGGACACAATTACTAGCAGGAAACAGAAGTTCTGCATCATGATAGTAGTGTAGCAGAGGGGGTGACAGATTGCCACATACCTATCATAGGCCACTGAGGTTAAAAGGAAGCTGTCAAGACTCTCAAATAATAAGACAAAATTTACCTGGCAAACACACCCTGCATCTGAGATGGATTGACTCTGTGTCAGCATATTCATGAGCATCTTTGGAGCTGTGACTGATGAGAAAGAGATGTCAGTGAAAGACAAGTggctgaggaagaagtacatgggggtatGGAGGTGAGAGTCCAGCCTGATGAGCAGGTTCCCCAGCACTGTGGTCAGGTACATGGCCAGGAACAGGGCATAGAACATGCCTTGCTCTTCTGGCCTGATGGGGAGCCCCAGGAGGATGAATTCAGACACACTGGTCTGATTATCCTTCTTCATGGTCCTCTTCTTTTACTGTTGAAAAGAGAGATGGaaatgtgaaagaaagagaagtcaTTGTAACTATTACATGGCAAAAGCATCATTTTATCAATCTGAGgcatgaaaaaaatacataaaaataaataaacatcatTTTGAACGTGTGTACAGTTCAATCTTAATATCTCAAGATTTTTTCCATACTAATGAGCCAGTGACAGTCTGGAAGAGAATGTTATGCCCTACCTAGAAAACAGCTGAACATCCTTTGGAGAAACCATGAATCATCAAAGTGAAAATCAATTCATATCAAGCCCCCACTAAAGGTGTCCACAATTTCATGATGGGCATTTTAGATAAAGTAATTAGTTTGCAAGGAGAGATCATTAGCCAGTTAACAGAAAAACGGGTGTGGTCTCTAATAGCTTGCTAACCTCTGTCAGCCTTCCCAATACTCTTGAACACACTTTGGCTAATGTCTTATTTCCACTAATTAAATCAAGAGAGGAGAAGCCAGTGAGCTGCTTTGAACCTGTAAGATGTCAGGATCGGGAGACTTGGTGGCAACCTTGCATACAGTGCATCAAGGTAATGGTGTTAAGGGCTTAAATCTATGACAATACATAAAATATGTAGTGGCATATCCTGTGACATGCCAACCAgaccttcctttaaaaaattctctccCACTCAACATTTTCACCTTGCATCATTCATTTTAAAGGAATTACCACAGAATTCTCACAAAATATCTGAGTCTCTTCTGCATTAGCTATGTAGTCCCTCAATTCAAGCCAAAACATCTTATTCAAGTTTTTAGAACAACAGGAATGACTTGACTTTTCTAACTACATCTTGGATATGCTAAAGAAGTTCTTTGTGTCTATCTAGCAAAAACAAATTATGTCTTCTCCCTTTTGTGATTCCTAACCTAGGTgttatttttgttggtggtagtggtttttgtcttttgaggtacttggggttgaattcagggtctcacacttgctattcagatgctctattacttgagccatacccagccTAACTTAGGCTTTATATGAAAGACTGTTAATTATATTTTGGCATATTTCTAGCACTTCCTATACATTTCTATACTATTATTTATCCTTTTCTCATGCAGGTATGCTAACATGTCCACATTAGCAATCACtaaagaataggaaaataaaacataaaaatatgtcTGTTAAAGAACAGAATACCTATTCTATGTAAAGACTTGTTAACAGTGCAAGTTTTTGTCTTTGTGAGCTGAGAAGGTGTATCACTATCTGAGTTTTCACTCATTTTGGGGGGTTAATTAAAGTTTAATTAGTACCAATTATCCcaacacaaaattatttttaaaaaattctactttCATAAGCCCACTACATTAAAAATTCTATTAATATGATCTTGTTACCATGGTCAATTTTGAGTTATGTTATGCAATCCATGTTGGTAACAATTAGTTCCTCACAAAAAAAATGGTGATTAATTACAACTAGGCATGTAGATTATTACTATAATTTTGCTATTTCTAGCAATATTGTAACAATCAATATCGTTCTTGTGTCATTTTGCACACtaatcatatatgcatatataaatatatggtaAATTGTCAGACATGAAATTAGATGGAATGCACATTCATAGTTTTGATAGACTGTCAAATCACAAGTGGCTAAGGTGATAAACAAGCCAATCTTTATGTGTTCCATAAATCCTTACTATCCAGGAACATTATAAAATGGGAACTTTAATTGTTTAGAGAGGACCGGGCTAGGGTatttgaaggaaagagaaaactcaAGAATATGATATGCCGGGGAAATATATGAGTTGGAGAATATTCAAGGAGCAAGAGTACATAAAGACTTATTTGctataataaaaagttttaatctATTCTAGAACAATAGTACACTCAAGAAAAGGCCCACGAATGGGGGTTAAAGACAAGTAAAAGGAGATatgctcttccttctttctcagaAAACTTAGATATAGAACACTGAGATAAATTATTCTGTGCAGACTTTATTTTTGCTCTATCATATCAAAATTTACATATATGACAAATTCAATACAAATTACTCTACATGGAGCTGCCTGTCATCTTAGGGGATAGAAAGGAGTAGAACGTAAGGCTCAGTAAagtgcacacatacacagacatgcACCCAAACACAATCATACCACTGAACATAAATTCTGCTTTTGACCAGACAGTGCCTCTCAAATGAGAGCACAAATACCTTCAGATACAAGGCATGGGAAGATTCTTTTAATATTCTCTGGAAGTCACAGAAGGCAGTGAGACAGGTGGAGTCTTTCAAACCTATGTTTAAATAAGCATAAGAGTTACCAGTTCAGAATCAAACAAGATACATGTATGACCATATGCTTGTTCATATCCCCTGAGCAATGatcttgttttctaattttacaaATCATAGAAAGAGCTTAGAGATGGTAATTCTACATCCCCAGATAGAAATTAGAGACAAACAGGATGAAATTGCTTCATTGTCTTTCACTCCCTCAGGGAGTACTTATAAATACACTCATGTGTACTGATAGAAACAGGCTAACAGAGTTCACCCCTAGAGGAGTAATGACAATAACTACAAGGCAGTCATTAGGAACTTGGTGGTTCACAAAATTTCTTGACTTCTCAATTTACCCTGGGGAAAATGTGATTCAGAGTCTACCATAATAGGATAGAGCTGGAGGTTCACTGTGATAACCAAAGTCATTTGTTGTTCAGTCCCATGCTATTTCAAGAATACTAATATCTTCACTCTCTCTAAAAAAGGGGTGAGCAAACTTATATGTCATTATCATCACTGGTCAGTGGGAACTGGAATATGGTTCTGTAAGTTTCATTATGGTGCCAAAAGTTGTGCTGTCATCATTCTGCATGTGTAAGATTCTCACAATTCCATAAAATAAACTTTCACTGTATGCTTTCCCCTCAACACTTCATAAAATTGATTCTAAATCCATTCCATATATCTCTATCCCAAATTATTCAATGCCTGATAGAAAAATGAGTATCATGTATTCATTTTTCAAGATCAAGCTGTGTGaatgttt
Above is a genomic segment from Castor canadensis chromosome 13, mCasCan1.hap1v2, whole genome shotgun sequence containing:
- the LOC141415617 gene encoding olfactory receptor 1J21-like yields the protein MKKDNQTSVSEFILLGLPIRPEEQGMFYALFLAMYLTTVLGNLLIRLDSHLHTPMYFFLSHLSFTDISFSSVTAPKMLMNMLTQSQSISDAGCVCQVNFVLLFESLDSFLLTSVAYDRYVAICHPLCYTTIMMQNFCFLLVIVSWVLSFANALVHTLLLACLSFFVDNTLHHFFCDLSALVKLSSSDTTVNELVILIVGSLAITLPFICILVSYGHIGASICRIPSMKGICKALSTCGFHLSVVSLYHGAIIGLYFFPSSNNINEKDVIMAVLYSLVTPMLNPFIYSLRNQDMKGALGNIISRRTCASY